A region of Massilia sp. KIM DNA encodes the following proteins:
- the cyoC gene encoding cytochrome o ubiquinol oxidase subunit III, whose protein sequence is MSELKATIPGGLTAEQVTARYLVREHHPEQGTLLGFWIYLMSDCLIFASLFATYAVLGRNYAGGPTGAELFDLSLIAINTGFLLLSSITFGFAMISAQAKKLGATLGWMGITGLLGLAFLSLEIYEFQHLIHEGAGPQRSGFLTAFFALVGTHGLHVLFGFVWLVTLMFQLKKHGITPENFRRLSCLSLFWHFLDVVWIGVFTFVYLMGVLP, encoded by the coding sequence ATGTCTGAACTTAAAGCAACTATTCCCGGCGGCCTGACCGCCGAGCAGGTGACCGCGCGCTATCTGGTGCGCGAGCACCATCCGGAGCAGGGCACCTTGCTGGGCTTCTGGATCTACCTGATGAGCGACTGCCTCATCTTCGCGTCCCTGTTCGCCACCTACGCGGTGCTGGGCCGTAACTACGCCGGCGGTCCGACCGGCGCCGAACTGTTCGACCTGTCGCTGATCGCCATTAACACCGGCTTCCTGCTGCTGTCGTCGATCACCTTCGGTTTCGCGATGATCTCGGCGCAAGCCAAGAAGCTGGGCGCGACCCTGGGCTGGATGGGCATCACCGGCCTGCTGGGCCTGGCCTTCCTGTCGCTGGAAATCTACGAGTTCCAGCACCTGATCCATGAAGGCGCCGGCCCGCAGCGCAGCGGCTTCCTGACCGCCTTCTTCGCGCTGGTCGGCACCCACGGCCTGCACGTGCTGTTCGGCTTCGTGTGGCTCGTGACCCTGATGTTCCAGCTCAAGAAACACGGCATCACCCCGGAAAACTTCCGTCGCCTGTCGTGCCTGTCGCTGTTCTGGCACTTCCTGGACGTGGTCTGGATCGGCGTGTTCACCTTTGTCTACCTGATGGGAGTGCTGCCATGA
- a CDS encoding glycoside hydrolase family 3 C-terminal domain-containing protein: protein MQNKKTGPTGSAGDKPQRAGLKVLAWALFLVAAPAAVQAADVLAEADARARALVGRMNMDEKIGQLVNVAPAVPRLGIPAYNWWTESLHGAMGPVRTTNFPEPIGLAASFDAPLMHQVAAAISVEVRALHTLGRQTGRLGRIGTGLNTWSPNINIFRDPRWGRGQETYGEDPHLTAVLGVAFVQGMQGPNPDLPQVVATPKHFAVHSGPESTRHSANVDVSKHDLEDTYLPAFRAAMVEGKAGSIMCAYNRVNGQPACGSEMLLKHYLRGAWGFKGYVVSDCDAVTDISEHHKYAPDPASAVAVALKAGTDNECSTKTLGEPQDLGARYREALQRGLIGPEDIDRALVRLFSARYRNGDLAGLPGRDGKPVPVSAINTPAHQALALEAATKSMVLLKNDGVLPLKPGLKLAVIGPLADATRVLRGNYSSTLSAPPVSVVEGLRRVLPQANIKLVHGAASITDGDPVPAAALRSPDGKPGLRAEYFKRKDGKFDAKPTVTRVEPGLESHALEFKQLTDQHKVVWTGYLVPPESGAYRLGVTGVKGELTVDGKPALQASAYSKWAEPLQLVDVRLEKGRRYPLRFHVETGGTGVPGLFWKRIATDAEAEFQAGTRDADAIVAVVGLTSDLEGEEMTVNAEGFSGGDKTSLDLPADQRRLLERAKALGKPLIVVLMNGSAIDLSWAKDNAAAILEAWYPGQSGGLAVANVLTGKSDPGGRLPLTFYRGLADLPRFDDYSMKGRTYRYYAGAPVYPFGAGLSYTRFEYAPLRVEPVGGAPENGVLVTTEIANTGGRDGEEIAQLYLTPPRFEGAPRLALRGFQRVSLKAGERRQLSFRLSPRDLSFVSQDGVRQLMPGQYQISVGSGQPGTGVAGQRSTLTLTRSLPMAQ, encoded by the coding sequence ATGCAAAACAAAAAGACCGGGCCCACCGGGTCTGCAGGAGACAAACCACAGCGCGCCGGCCTGAAGGTCCTGGCCTGGGCGCTCTTCCTCGTGGCGGCGCCCGCCGCCGTGCAGGCAGCCGATGTGCTGGCCGAGGCCGACGCGCGGGCGCGCGCGCTGGTAGGGCGGATGAACATGGACGAGAAGATCGGCCAGCTCGTCAACGTCGCGCCGGCCGTGCCGCGCCTGGGCATCCCGGCCTATAACTGGTGGACCGAGTCCCTGCATGGGGCGATGGGCCCGGTGCGGACCACGAACTTCCCCGAACCCATCGGCCTGGCGGCCAGCTTCGACGCGCCCCTCATGCACCAGGTGGCAGCCGCGATCAGCGTCGAGGTCCGCGCGCTGCACACGCTCGGACGCCAGACCGGGCGCCTGGGGCGCATCGGCACCGGCCTGAATACCTGGTCGCCGAACATCAACATCTTCCGCGATCCACGCTGGGGGCGCGGCCAGGAAACCTATGGCGAGGACCCGCACCTGACGGCGGTGCTGGGCGTGGCTTTCGTGCAGGGCATGCAGGGGCCGAACCCGGACCTGCCGCAGGTGGTCGCCACGCCCAAGCACTTCGCGGTGCACAGCGGCCCCGAGTCGACCCGTCACTCGGCCAACGTGGACGTGTCGAAGCACGACCTCGAAGACACCTACCTGCCGGCCTTCCGCGCCGCCATGGTCGAGGGCAAGGCCGGCTCCATCATGTGCGCCTACAACCGCGTCAACGGGCAGCCGGCCTGCGGCAGCGAGATGCTGCTCAAGCATTACCTGCGTGGCGCCTGGGGCTTCAAGGGCTATGTGGTGTCCGACTGCGATGCGGTGACCGACATCTCCGAGCACCACAAGTACGCGCCCGATCCCGCTTCGGCGGTCGCCGTGGCCCTCAAGGCCGGCACCGACAACGAATGCAGCACCAAGACCCTGGGCGAGCCCCAGGACCTGGGCGCGCGCTACCGCGAGGCCCTGCAGCGCGGCCTGATCGGCCCCGAGGACATCGACCGCGCCCTGGTGCGCCTGTTCTCGGCGCGCTACCGCAACGGCGACCTGGCCGGCCTGCCGGGCCGCGACGGCAAGCCGGTGCCGGTCAGCGCCATCAACACGCCGGCCCACCAGGCCCTGGCCCTGGAGGCGGCGACCAAGAGCATGGTGCTGCTCAAGAACGATGGCGTGCTGCCCCTCAAGCCCGGCCTGAAGCTGGCCGTGATCGGCCCGCTGGCCGACGCCACCCGCGTCCTGCGCGGCAACTATTCCTCGACCCTGTCGGCGCCGCCGGTGTCGGTGGTCGAGGGCCTGCGCCGCGTCCTGCCGCAGGCGAACATCAAGCTGGTGCACGGCGCGGCCTCGATCACCGACGGCGACCCGGTCCCGGCGGCGGCCCTGCGCAGCCCGGACGGCAAGCCCGGCCTGCGCGCCGAGTACTTCAAGCGCAAGGACGGCAAGTTCGACGCGAAGCCGACCGTCACCCGCGTCGAGCCCGGCCTGGAATCGCATGCCCTCGAATTCAAGCAGCTCACGGACCAGCACAAGGTGGTCTGGACCGGCTACCTGGTGCCGCCCGAGAGCGGCGCCTACCGTCTCGGCGTCACCGGCGTGAAGGGCGAGCTGACGGTGGACGGCAAGCCCGCGCTCCAGGCGAGCGCGTACTCGAAATGGGCGGAACCTTTGCAGCTGGTCGACGTCCGGCTCGAGAAAGGGCGGCGCTACCCGCTGCGCTTCCATGTCGAGACCGGCGGAACCGGCGTCCCGGGCCTGTTCTGGAAGCGGATCGCGACCGACGCCGAGGCCGAGTTCCAGGCGGGCACCCGCGACGCCGATGCGATCGTGGCCGTGGTCGGCCTGACCTCCGACCTGGAAGGCGAGGAGATGACCGTGAACGCCGAAGGCTTCTCGGGCGGCGACAAGACCTCGCTCGACCTGCCGGCGGACCAGCGCCGCCTGCTGGAACGCGCCAAGGCCCTCGGCAAGCCCCTGATCGTGGTCCTGATGAACGGCAGCGCGATCGACCTGTCGTGGGCGAAGGACAACGCGGCGGCGATCCTGGAAGCCTGGTATCCCGGCCAGTCCGGCGGCCTGGCGGTGGCCAATGTCTTGACCGGCAAGTCCGATCCGGGCGGGCGCCTGCCGCTGACCTTCTACCGCGGCCTGGCCGACCTGCCGCGCTTCGACGACTATTCGATGAAGGGACGCACCTACCGCTACTACGCCGGCGCCCCCGTCTATCCCTTCGGCGCGGGCCTGAGCTACACGCGCTTCGAGTACGCGCCGCTGCGCGTCGAGCCGGTCGGCGGCGCGCCGGAGAACGGCGTGCTGGTCACCACCGAGATCGCCAACACGGGCGGGCGCGACGGCGAGGAGATCGCCCAGCTCTACCTGACGCCACCACGCTTCGAGGGCGCGCCGCGCCTCGCGCTGCGCGGCTTCCAGCGCGTGTCCCTGAAAGCCGGCGAACGCCGCCAGCTCAGCTTCCGCCTGAGCCCGCGCGACCTGAGCTTCGTCAGCCAGGACGGCGTGCGGCAACTGATGCCCGGACAGTACCAGATCAGCGTCGGATCGGGCCAGCCGGGGACCGGGGTCGCAGGGCAGCGGTCGACACTGACGCTGACCCGCAGCCTGCCCATGGCGCAGTAA
- the cyoD gene encoding cytochrome o ubiquinol oxidase subunit IV: MSDHIHHHEHDHDGHEVYVTHYSAKDYIVGFVLSLVLTAIPFWLVMGNVLPADTTRWVIMGFAAVQVVVQMLYFLHMNSKAEGGWNMMALILTVILLVIVMAGSIWVMHHMNANMMPGMGGASDTTHGTHDMP, translated from the coding sequence ATGAGCGACCACATCCACCACCACGAACACGACCATGACGGTCATGAAGTGTACGTCACCCACTACAGCGCCAAGGACTACATCGTCGGCTTCGTGCTGTCGCTGGTCCTGACCGCGATCCCGTTCTGGCTGGTCATGGGCAACGTCCTGCCGGCCGACACCACCCGCTGGGTGATCATGGGCTTCGCGGCCGTCCAGGTCGTCGTGCAGATGCTGTACTTCCTGCACATGAACTCGAAGGCCGAAGGCGGCTGGAACATGATGGCGCTGATCCTGACCGTCATCCTGCTGGTCATCGTGATGGCCGGCTCGATCTGGGTCATGCACCACATGAACGCCAACATGATGCCGGGCATGGGTGGCGCGAGCGACACCACCCACGGCACCCACGACATGCCCTAA
- the cyoB gene encoding cytochrome o ubiquinol oxidase subunit I: protein MQDSFDLTKLIFGRLTWDAIPFHEPILIATFAGVLVGGAALLGLITYFRLWGTLWRDWITSIDHKKIGIMYMILGLVMLLRGFADALMMRAQQAFAFGSNHGFLPPDHYDQIFTAHGVIMIFFVAMPLVTGLMNYVVPLQIGARDVAFPFLNNFSFWMTTMGAVLVMASLFVGEFARTGWLAYPPLSGILASPGVGVDYYIWSLQIAGVGTLLSGVNLIVTIIKMRAPGMGLMKMPVFVWTSLCTNILIVMSFPILTAVLAMLGMDRLFDTAFFTNDRGGNAMMYVNLIWIWGHPEVYILILPAFGIFSEVVSTFCGKRLFGYTSMVYATVVIMVLSYLVWLHHFFTMGSGASVNSFFGITTMIISIPTGAKIFNWLFTMYRGRIRFELPMMWTVSFMLTFVIGGMTGVMLAIPAADFVLHNSLFLIAHFHNVIIGGVVFGLFAGFNYWAPKMFGVKLNQFWGKVSFWLWSLGFWFAFIPPYILGFMGVTRRMSHFEDPELQPLFQISLFGTLMIAGGIAALLMQCFTTWRDRKQLRDVTGDPWDGRTLEWSTSSPPPDYNFAFTPVVHDNDTFADMKKNGYQRPLKDFVAIHMPKNTWAGFGISALSAVVGFGIIWHMWLLTAVGFVAMMAAIIVHTFNYKRDFYIPAEEVTRTENERTRMLESYV, encoded by the coding sequence ATGCAAGACTCATTCGACTTGACGAAGCTCATCTTCGGTCGGCTCACCTGGGACGCGATTCCGTTCCATGAGCCGATCCTGATCGCTACCTTCGCCGGCGTCCTGGTGGGTGGTGCGGCCCTGCTCGGCCTGATCACCTACTTCCGCCTGTGGGGCACTTTGTGGCGCGACTGGATCACCAGTATCGACCACAAGAAAATCGGTATCATGTACATGATCCTCGGCCTGGTGATGCTGCTGCGCGGCTTCGCCGACGCGCTGATGATGCGCGCCCAGCAGGCGTTCGCCTTCGGCTCCAACCACGGCTTCCTGCCGCCGGACCACTACGACCAGATCTTCACCGCCCACGGCGTGATCATGATCTTCTTCGTGGCGATGCCGCTGGTGACCGGCCTGATGAACTACGTGGTGCCGCTGCAGATCGGCGCGCGCGACGTGGCCTTCCCCTTCCTGAACAACTTCTCGTTCTGGATGACCACCATGGGCGCCGTCCTGGTGATGGCCTCGCTGTTCGTGGGTGAATTCGCACGTACCGGCTGGCTGGCCTATCCGCCGCTGTCGGGCATCCTCGCGAGCCCGGGTGTCGGGGTCGACTACTACATCTGGTCGCTGCAGATCGCGGGCGTGGGCACCTTGCTCTCGGGCGTGAACCTGATCGTCACCATCATCAAGATGCGCGCGCCGGGCATGGGCCTGATGAAGATGCCGGTCTTCGTTTGGACCTCGCTGTGCACCAACATCCTGATCGTGATGTCCTTCCCGATCCTGACCGCCGTGCTGGCCATGCTGGGCATGGACCGCCTGTTCGACACCGCGTTCTTCACCAATGACCGCGGCGGCAACGCGATGATGTACGTGAACCTGATCTGGATCTGGGGCCACCCGGAGGTGTACATCCTGATCCTGCCGGCCTTCGGCATCTTCTCGGAAGTCGTCTCGACCTTCTGCGGCAAGCGCCTGTTCGGCTATACCTCGATGGTCTATGCGACCGTCGTGATCATGGTCCTGTCCTACCTGGTGTGGCTGCACCACTTCTTCACCATGGGCAGCGGGGCGAGCGTCAACTCGTTCTTCGGCATCACCACGATGATCATCTCGATCCCGACCGGGGCCAAGATCTTCAACTGGCTGTTCACCATGTACCGCGGCCGCATCCGCTTCGAGCTGCCGATGATGTGGACCGTGTCCTTCATGCTGACCTTCGTGATCGGCGGCATGACCGGCGTGATGCTGGCGATCCCGGCTGCCGACTTCGTGCTGCACAACTCGCTGTTCCTGATCGCCCACTTCCACAACGTGATCATCGGCGGCGTGGTGTTCGGGCTGTTCGCCGGCTTCAACTACTGGGCGCCCAAGATGTTCGGCGTCAAGCTGAACCAGTTCTGGGGCAAGGTCTCGTTCTGGCTGTGGTCGCTCGGCTTCTGGTTCGCCTTCATCCCGCCCTACATCCTGGGCTTCATGGGCGTGACCCGTCGCATGAGCCACTTCGAGGATCCTGAACTGCAGCCGCTGTTCCAGATCTCGCTGTTCGGCACCCTGATGATCGCGGGCGGCATCGCCGCGCTGCTGATGCAGTGCTTCACCACCTGGCGCGACCGCAAGCAACTGCGCGACGTGACCGGCGACCCGTGGGACGGCCGCACCCTGGAGTGGTCGACCTCGTCGCCGCCGCCGGACTACAACTTCGCCTTCACCCCGGTGGTGCACGACAACGACACCTTCGCCGACATGAAGAAGAACGGCTACCAGCGTCCGCTGAAGGACTTCGTGGCGATCCACATGCCCAAGAACACCTGGGCAGGCTTCGGCATCTCGGCCCTGTCGGCCGTGGTGGGCTTCGGCATCATCTGGCACATGTGGCTGCTGACCGCCGTCGGTTTCGTCGCCATGATGGCCGCGATCATCGTCCACACCTTTAACTACAAGCGCGATTTCTACATCCCGGCGGAAGAAGTGACCCGTACCGAGAACGAACGCACCCGTATGCTGGAAAGCTATGTCTGA
- a CDS encoding response regulator transcription factor: MTAKPEPLLLIIEDDEAFARTLSRSFERRGYRVLVASGYEEAQALLQQHTPGYAVVDLKLKGNTSGLACVQLLHEHEPDMLIVVLTGFASIATAVEAIKLGAVQYLAKPSDADDIEAAFGHVAGSTDIEVTNRSTSIKTLEWEKIHAVLAETDFNISEAARRLGMHRRTLARKLEKQRVK, from the coding sequence TTGACAGCCAAGCCTGAGCCCTTGCTGCTCATCATCGAGGACGACGAAGCCTTCGCCCGCACCCTGAGCCGCTCCTTCGAGCGCCGTGGCTACCGGGTGCTGGTGGCGAGCGGCTACGAGGAAGCGCAAGCGCTGCTGCAGCAGCACACCCCCGGCTACGCCGTGGTCGACCTCAAGCTCAAGGGGAACACCTCGGGGCTGGCCTGCGTGCAGCTGCTGCACGAGCACGAGCCCGACATGCTGATCGTGGTCCTGACCGGCTTCGCCAGCATCGCCACCGCCGTCGAGGCGATCAAGCTGGGCGCGGTGCAATACCTGGCCAAGCCCTCCGACGCCGACGACATCGAGGCCGCCTTCGGCCACGTGGCCGGCAGCACGGACATCGAGGTCACCAACCGCTCGACCTCGATCAAGACCCTGGAATGGGAAAAGATCCACGCGGTGCTGGCCGAGACCGATTTCAACATCTCCGAGGCCGCGCGCCGCCTGGGCATGCACCGCCGCACCCTGGCGCGCAAGCTCGAAAAACAGCGGGTCAAGTGA
- the cyoA gene encoding ubiquinol oxidase subunit II: MIPKIVRRGLPLLPLAALAGCNTVVMNPTGDIAKQQADLITISVLLMLIIIVPVMILTVLFAWRYRKGANAKYEPDWDHSTKLELVIWGAPLLIIIVLGLITWVSTHKLDPYRPLDRIDENRPITADVKPLEVQVVALDWKWLFIYPEQGIASVNELVTPIDVPVRFKITASTVMNTFYIPTLAGMIYAMPGMETTLNAVLNKTGDYKGFSGNFSGEGFSHMKFAYKGMTQADFDGWVQKMKANPGVLNRQDYLALEKPSAREPVRHYGSVEPAIFNRIVNRCVAEGTVCMNQQMHDDAKRNHVAAAIRSLPKASAAQVAAAAPVDVAALAEVCETPAGATANNPVKK; the protein is encoded by the coding sequence ATGATTCCTAAAATTGTCCGCCGCGGACTCCCATTGCTCCCGTTAGCAGCCCTCGCCGGCTGCAACACGGTGGTGATGAACCCCACCGGCGATATTGCGAAACAGCAGGCCGACCTGATCACGATCTCGGTCTTGCTGATGTTGATCATCATCGTGCCCGTGATGATCCTGACGGTTCTGTTCGCCTGGCGCTACCGCAAGGGCGCCAACGCCAAGTACGAACCGGATTGGGACCATTCGACCAAGCTCGAGCTGGTGATCTGGGGCGCGCCGCTCCTGATCATCATCGTCCTCGGCCTGATCACCTGGGTTTCGACCCACAAGCTCGATCCCTACCGTCCGCTCGACCGTATCGACGAGAACCGTCCGATCACGGCCGATGTCAAGCCGCTGGAAGTGCAGGTCGTGGCGCTGGACTGGAAGTGGCTGTTCATTTATCCGGAGCAGGGCATCGCTTCGGTCAATGAACTGGTGACCCCGATCGACGTGCCGGTGCGCTTCAAGATCACCGCCTCGACCGTGATGAACACCTTCTACATCCCGACCCTGGCCGGCATGATCTACGCAATGCCGGGCATGGAGACCACCCTGAACGCCGTGCTGAACAAGACCGGCGACTACAAGGGCTTCTCCGGCAACTTCAGCGGCGAAGGCTTCTCGCACATGAAGTTCGCCTACAAGGGCATGACCCAGGCCGATTTCGACGGCTGGGTGCAGAAGATGAAGGCCAATCCGGGCGTGCTGAACCGCCAGGACTACCTGGCCCTGGAAAAGCCCTCGGCGCGCGAGCCGGTGCGTCATTACGGTTCGGTGGAACCGGCGATCTTCAACCGCATCGTCAACCGCTGCGTGGCTGAAGGCACGGTCTGCATGAACCAGCAGATGCACGACGACGCCAAGCGCAACCATGTGGCCGCGGCCATCCGTTCGCTGCCGAAGGCCAGCGCCGCCCAGGTGGCCGCCGCCGCTCCGGTGGACGTGGCTGCACTGGCTGAAGTGTGCGAAACCCCGGCGGGCGCAACCGCCAACAATCCTGTGAAGAAGTAA
- a CDS encoding cytochrome c family protein, whose amino-acid sequence MRGVCALLGLVLVLAGCGRDRDRPVDRVESGRKVFARCANCHQVGPNARNIFGPELNGIVGRRAGGLPGYAYSPALRQAGFVWDEATLAAFLRDPQKVVPGNSMRFWGLSDDEQIADLLAYLRTHPGS is encoded by the coding sequence ATGCGCGGCGTTTGCGCGCTTCTGGGACTGGTGCTGGTGCTGGCCGGCTGTGGCCGGGACCGTGACCGGCCTGTGGACCGGGTCGAATCCGGGCGCAAGGTCTTCGCGCGCTGCGCCAACTGCCACCAGGTGGGGCCGAACGCCCGCAATATCTTCGGACCCGAACTCAATGGCATCGTGGGCCGCCGCGCCGGCGGGCTGCCCGGCTATGCCTATTCGCCGGCCCTCAGGCAGGCCGGTTTCGTGTGGGACGAAGCTACACTGGCGGCCTTCCTGCGCGACCCCCAGAAGGTGGTGCCGGGCAACTCGATGCGTTTCTGGGGACTGAGCGACGACGAGCAGATCGCCGACCTGCTGGCCTACCTGCGCACCCACCCGGGGTCCTGA
- a CDS encoding ATP-binding protein: MQSPLDFFAKAAGLSPSAAAANVEFAAGHKNMLQLIELRWIAVIGQVTTIAAAMLIFEIALPLVHMLQVLACLIAFNIASHLRWHERRPVSNGEMFLALLVDVASLTVLLYLSGGTTNPFAFLYLLQVIISAVLLEVLWTWSIVVITILCMAGLAMYAQPLALPFDHARGIGSIYVQGLLVCFALNAALLVMFISRISDNLREKATQLAGLRQRAAEEEHIVRMGLLASGAAHELGTPLATVSVILGDWKRMPEFKNNPELLEEINEMQTQLKRCKAIVSGILLSAGEARGESAVRTTIRHFLDGLVEKWQGSRPVRGFTYNNGIEVDLPVASDSALKQTIDNLLDNALEASPDWVGLDARIEDGVLHLTVLDRGPGFAPGMLAQIGKPYQSTKGRPGSGLGLFLVVNVVRKLGGTVTARNREEGGAEVALTLPLSAIELEEDKIDSQA; the protein is encoded by the coding sequence ATGCAATCACCCCTGGATTTCTTTGCCAAGGCGGCCGGCCTGTCGCCGTCCGCGGCCGCCGCGAACGTGGAGTTCGCGGCCGGCCACAAGAACATGCTGCAGCTGATCGAGCTGCGCTGGATCGCCGTGATCGGCCAGGTCACGACCATCGCGGCGGCCATGCTGATCTTCGAGATCGCGCTGCCGCTGGTGCACATGCTGCAGGTGCTGGCCTGCCTGATCGCCTTCAACATCGCCAGCCACCTGCGCTGGCACGAGCGGCGGCCGGTCTCGAACGGCGAGATGTTCCTGGCCCTGCTGGTGGACGTGGCCAGCCTCACCGTGCTCCTCTACCTCTCGGGCGGCACCACCAATCCCTTCGCCTTCCTCTACCTGCTGCAGGTGATCATCTCGGCGGTGCTGCTCGAGGTGCTGTGGACCTGGTCGATCGTGGTCATCACCATCCTGTGCATGGCCGGGCTGGCGATGTACGCCCAGCCGCTCGCGCTGCCCTTCGACCATGCGCGCGGGATCGGCAGCATCTACGTCCAGGGCCTGCTGGTGTGCTTCGCGCTCAACGCGGCCCTGCTGGTGATGTTCATCTCGCGCATTTCGGACAACCTGCGCGAGAAGGCCACCCAGCTCGCGGGCCTGCGCCAGCGGGCCGCCGAGGAAGAGCACATCGTGCGCATGGGCCTGCTGGCCTCGGGCGCCGCCCACGAGCTGGGCACGCCCCTGGCCACGGTCTCGGTGATCCTGGGCGACTGGAAGCGCATGCCGGAGTTCAAGAACAATCCCGAGCTGCTGGAAGAGATCAACGAGATGCAGACCCAGCTCAAGCGCTGCAAGGCCATCGTCAGCGGCATCCTGCTCTCGGCCGGCGAGGCGCGCGGCGAGTCGGCGGTGCGCACCACCATCCGGCACTTCCTCGACGGCCTGGTCGAAAAATGGCAGGGCAGCCGTCCGGTGCGCGGCTTCACTTACAATAACGGGATCGAGGTGGATCTGCCGGTGGCGTCGGACTCGGCGCTCAAGCAGACCATCGACAACCTGCTCGACAACGCGCTGGAAGCCTCGCCCGACTGGGTCGGCCTGGACGCCCGCATCGAGGATGGCGTGCTGCACCTCACGGTGCTGGATCGCGGCCCCGGCTTCGCGCCCGGCATGCTGGCCCAGATTGGCAAGCCCTACCAGTCGACCAAGGGCCGGCCCGGCAGTGGGCTGGGCCTGTTCTTGGTGGTGAACGTGGTGCGCAAGCTGGGCGGCACGGTCACGGCGCGCAACCGCGAAGAGGGCGGGGCCGAGGTGGCGCTCACGCTGCCGCTGTCGGCGATTGAACTGGAAGAGGACAAGATTGACAGCCAAGCCTGA
- a CDS encoding SURF1 family protein → MAVAHDQPPGAAPLQRSGLARKLLAVLALLLIVLFAGLGTWQVYRLQWKLDLIARVDARVHAAPVAAPSAAQWGQVTRTSHEYRRVQLSGHYLYEFTTPVQAVSSLGAGFWLLTPLCTADGQIVFINRGFVPAAPNMAGRYPARRASGEACATAGPQVSVTGLLRLPEPGGGFLRDNDPAGNRWFSRDVASLAAARGLAPVAPYFIDAGKDQDPAGAPEKAVGGLTVISFQNNHLVYALTWYALALMVAAAWWWVGRYGDARATGPAQD, encoded by the coding sequence ATGGCGGTCGCGCACGATCAGCCGCCGGGCGCGGCGCCGCTCCAGCGTTCCGGCCTGGCCCGGAAGCTCCTGGCGGTGCTTGCACTGCTGCTGATCGTGCTGTTCGCAGGTCTGGGAACCTGGCAGGTCTACCGCCTGCAATGGAAACTGGACCTGATCGCGCGCGTCGATGCGCGCGTGCACGCTGCACCCGTTGCGGCGCCGTCGGCGGCGCAATGGGGGCAGGTCACCAGGACTTCCCACGAATACCGGCGCGTCCAGCTGTCCGGGCACTACCTCTACGAATTCACCACCCCCGTGCAGGCCGTCTCCAGCCTGGGCGCGGGCTTCTGGCTGCTCACGCCCCTGTGCACGGCGGACGGCCAGATCGTCTTCATCAACCGCGGCTTCGTGCCGGCGGCCCCGAACATGGCGGGCCGCTATCCGGCGCGCCGGGCAAGCGGCGAAGCCTGCGCGACCGCGGGGCCGCAGGTTTCCGTCACCGGCCTGCTGCGCCTGCCCGAGCCGGGCGGCGGCTTCCTGCGCGATAACGACCCGGCGGGCAACCGCTGGTTCTCGCGCGACGTTGCCAGCCTGGCCGCCGCGCGCGGCCTCGCCCCTGTCGCGCCTTACTTCATCGATGCCGGCAAGGACCAGGACCCGGCCGGGGCGCCGGAAAAGGCGGTCGGCGGCCTCACCGTCATCTCTTTCCAAAATAACCACCTCGTTTATGCGCTCACTTGGTATGCTCTGGCCCTGATGGTGGCCGCTGCCTGGTGGTGGGTCGGCCGTTACGGCGACGCCCGGGCGACCGGGCCAGCCCAGGACTGA